Part of the Paludisphaera borealis genome, CGTGGGCCTGGCGCTCGTCATCGCGTCCGGCTGCGGCGGCAGCACGGCGGGCCTCGAGTCGTCGGAAGGCATCTCGGGGGCGCCTCCCAAAGCGCCGACCGACGACCTGATGAAGCCGGCGAAGTCGAAGAAGGCGGCCAAGAGCAAGGTTCCCACTGGGTTGGGTGGGCCGCCCCCCATCCCCAAGCATTGACGAAGGCGTCTCGGTCGATGCGACTGCGGCCGTCTCCTCCGCCGGGGGGAGACGGCTTGTGGGGCCGCTGGCGGCGGACTATGCTCTCCGAGTCGCCGGGGTCGTGGGCCGCGCCTTCGTGAAGCCCAACGCGATCGGGCTCATCAAGACGAGGGAGTAGGATGCTGGGCGTCGCAGCGATCGTGTTTTCGCTGGTCTTGCTGATGGCGATCGCCTACCGGGGCTTGCCGGTCATCGTCTTCGCGCCGATCTGCGCGGCGGCAGCCTTGGCCTTGTCGGGGGTTCCGATCCTGCCGGGGTATACTGATTCGTTCATGAACGGCGCGGCCGATTACGTTCGAGCGTTTTTCCCCGTCTTCTTGCTCGGGGCGATCTTCGGAAAGCTGATGGAAGCGGGGGGCGCGGCGGCCTCGATCGCTCGGGCGATCGTCCGCGCGTTCGGCTCGCGGCGCGCCATCCCGGCCGTGGTGCTCGCCTGCGCCGTGCTGACGTACGGCGGGGTCTCGCTCTTCGTGGTGGCGTTCGCCGTCTACCCGTTCGGCGCGGCCCTGTTCAAGGCGGCCGGGATTCCCAAGCGACTCCTCCCCGGCGCGATCGCCTTGGGGGCGTTCACGCTGACGATGGACGCGCTGCCGGGCTCGCCGCAGATCCAAAACCTGATCCCGACGCGGACCTTCGGCACCGACGCCTATGCCGCCCCGGTGCTCGGCTGCCTGGGCGGGGCCGTGATCCTGATCGGCGGCCTGATCTGGCTTGACCGCCGGCGCGCGTCGGCCGCGTCGGCCGGCGAAGGTTATGGCGCCGGCCACGCGAACGAGCCCGAACCGAAGCCCGACCTCGACCTGCCGAGTCTCCCCGTGGCGGTCTTGCCGTTGCTCTTGGTGCTGGCCGCCAACTTCGTCGCCAGCCGGACGTCGTGGTCGATCGCCGGCTGGTACTCCGAAGACGTCCTCCGAAGCACGTTTCCAACGATCAACGTGCGGACGGCCTCGCCGACCTGGGCCCTGATCACGGCCCTCGGCATCGGGATCACGGCCACGCTCGCGCTCAACGCGCGGCGGCTTCGGGGCTCGCTCACGGTCTCGCTGACGGCGGCGACCTCGGGCGCCTTGCTGGCGATCTTCAACACCGCGTCGGAAGTCGGCTACGGCTCGGTCATCAAGACCCTGCCAGGTTTTCAAGTCATCCGCAACGGCGTGCTCGGCCTGAGTCAGTCGGTGCTGATCTCGGAAGCGGTGGCGGTGAACATCCTCTCCGGGATCACCGGCTCCGCCTCGGGTGGCCTGTCGATCGCTCTCGAGGTGATGGGAGCGCATTACCTGGAAGCGGCCAAGGCGCAGGGGATCAGCCCCGAGTGGCTCCACCGGATCGCCTCGATGGCCTCCGGCGGCATGGACACCCTCCCGCACAACGGCGCGGTCATCACCCTGCTGGCGATCACCGGGCTGACCCACCGCCAATCCTACCCCGACATCTTCGCCATCACGCTCCTCAAGACGTCCACCGTCTTCGCGCTCGCCGCCGCGGCCACCGCCTGGGCCTGAATCCGGCGTCCGCGAACCCACCCGGCGCGAAGTCGCCCAGATTGCCTGGAGGACCTCCGAAGGCAGGGGATGCGCAGTTTCTCCGTGCTCTTTTCCTCCAAATCGCGAATCCCCGAATAAGAAACGCGAACTGCCGTCTACAGGGCTGCCGGCGGTTTGAGAAAATTCGTGGAAGGTTTTCCGGGGTTCGCGGCAGAGTAGGGCAAGGATCGGGAGGTTCAGGATCCAGGAGCATGGGAATGCCGATTCGGGGATTGGGAAAGATCGCGAGGGACGTCGAGACCCTGTTTCAACTCGGGGCCACGGGCGGGGTCGACGACGGTCAGCTCGTGGCGCGATTCTTGATCCCGGGCGAGGGGAGCGAGGCCGCGTTTCGAGCGCTCGTGATCCGTCACGGGCCGATGGTCCTGTCTGTCTGCCGACGGATTCTGGACGACCCGGCCGCGGCCGACGACGCCTTTCAGGCCACGTTCATGATCCTTGTGAAGAAAGCCCGGGGCCTTCGCAATCGCGAATTGCTGGGCGGATGGCTCCACGGCGTGGCGAATCGGGTCGCAAGAAAGGCCAAGAGCGCCGCGGCCCGTCGCCTCGTGGTGGAGCAGCGGTCGTACAACCGACCCTACCAGCAGGCGCACGACCATGAGCAGGCCGAACTTCGGGCGATCATCGACGAAGAAATCCACCGCCTGCCGGAGCACTACCGGCTTCCGTTGGTCCTCTGTCACCTTGAGGGGATGAGGCATCAGGAAGTGGCCCATCGCCTGGGCTGCCCGGTTGGAACCGTGGAGAGCCGTCTCTCTCGCGCCAAGGAACAACTCCGGACCCGGCTGGTCAGGCGGGGGGTCGCCCCGGGGGCGAGCGTTCTGGCGGCCGCCCTCTCCTCGCGAGAATCCGCGGCGGCCATGACCCCGCTCGTCGACCAGGTCTGCCGGTTGGCGACCGCTCCAAGCTCCGTCACGACGGCCCTGGCGGCCGTCACGGCGACGTCGATCCCGCGTCTCATGATCCTGAAATCGGCCGTCGCCGCCCGGATCAGCCTGGCTGCGTTCGCGATGATCGGCGCCGGGGCGGGAGTGCTGGCGACGGCGGCCTACAGCGACCTGGGCCCCCGGATCGCCACGTCCGTCCTCTCGGCCGTCGACGCCCCCAAGCCTCCTCAGGGCGATACGCCTCCCACGAGCCAAGACACGACCCCCAGCCGCTCTCCCTCCGCGATCGCCTTCCCGCTTCGCGGCATCACGATCGATGGCTCGCTCGACGATTGGCCGAGCAACATGCAAAAGTACAAAATCGAGCATCGGCTTCAGGGGTCCGGCGATTACGACCCGGGAGGCGGCGAATTCGACGAAGACCCCGACTCCTACTTCATGGTGGGGTACGACCGTGAGACGTCCCTGATCTACGTGGCCGTCCAAACTCACGACGCCGACGTCGTCGTCAGCGGCAAGAGTCAAGTCAGTTCGGACGCGACCGAAATCTACCTCCAAGGCATGCTCAGCGATCAGAACGACTCCTCCCCGGCGTCCGTGGTTCCTGGCGTTCTGGACGCCGCGATCATGCCCGTGATCCAGTACGTGGGTCTGCCCGGCGAAGCGCCCGCATACAACAATGCCGAGATGGCCAATCCCGCGCTCCTTTATGGTGATACGTCCAAGACCAAGACGAAGATGAAGACTCGCCGACACGAAAATGGAATTACGACCTACGAATGGGCCGTCCAGCCGTTCGATCACTACCCCGATCGACCGTCACGGCTGGAGCCCGGTAAACGGCTGGGGCTCGACGTGGTCCTCGTGGACCGCGACCGCGACCGCAAGCTCGCGTCGTGGTATTCCTGGGCCCCCTACCAGGGCGTATTCAAGGGTTTCGACGCCCGAACGATCGGCGAGCTGATCCTCGACGGCCCTCGCTGATCTCCTCCCCGGAAGCGATGGCGTTCTCATTCCGGTCGTCCTGATTCGTGGATCTCGGTTCGCGCCGCTCCGCCGCGCCCCGGCGCGCTTCGACCCAGGTTGTTGGCATGTCTCGATCCGTCGAGACCCGGGGCCTCCGCGCGCTGTGCGCGGCGTCCCCGGAGCCGTCGTTCGATGAGAACCGTTCCTCCAGAAGTAAGGGAGACAGCCGTGATCAAGTTGCTGATCCATGTGGCGAAGTGGACGGGGGCCGCCGCGCTCACGGTCTTGCTCGCCTGGCAGGCGTCGAGCGGAGCGGTTCGCGAGGAATCCGAGGTGATCGTCCACGTCGGCGTGCCGGATGTGGAGATCCGGATCGACGAATTCCGGTTCACCGTCGATCGCCCCTGGGAACACCCCGTGAGCTGCGAACTGCCGCCGGGCGATCATCTTCTGACCATGCATCAAGCCGGAGTCGAGCTCTATCGCGAGGTCTTCACGCTCGAGAACGGCCGAGGTCGAGTCCTCACCGCCTGGGATGAGTACGGCCGGCTCAGCGGGGCTCCCGAGCTTTCCTCTCCCGCGGCTCCCGAGCCGGTCAAGGAACTCGAAATCGTCGTCGGCCCAGACGTCGACTGCCGAACTTCCGCGGGAGAGGCGAGGAAGAAGATCGGGGCGTTCTAGAGCGGTTCACCTTTGAGTTGCGCACAGCCGGGGTGTCCGAAAGACCGCATTACTGTAGGGGCGTCCCTTGTGGGCGCCCGAATTGCGGGGGTCGCCGCAGTCGCCGACGCCGATCGACCGCCCACAAGGGACGCCCCCACGTGTGCAATCCAAACGCAAACCGCTCAAACGCCGGACGCGGGCCTGAAATTCCGGGGATTGGCAAGACGCACCCTGGGAGCGACCTGGGACGCTTCGAATCGACGCCTCCCTCGCATCCTGACGCCGAAGCTGGCAAACTGTGGACGCCGCCAATCACTGGGGATTGGTGGAGGTGTCGCCGGAATAGGCCAGGCGCGATCGACTCGGAGAGCTCGTGCGAATCGGTTCTCCGTCAGGCTCCACGAGCGAATAGAGCAGGAATGACTCATGAGCAAGCGGCGGAAGAGCGGGACGAGCCCGCGCCACGAAT contains:
- a CDS encoding RNA polymerase sigma factor, whose protein sequence is MGMPIRGLGKIARDVETLFQLGATGGVDDGQLVARFLIPGEGSEAAFRALVIRHGPMVLSVCRRILDDPAAADDAFQATFMILVKKARGLRNRELLGGWLHGVANRVARKAKSAAARRLVVEQRSYNRPYQQAHDHEQAELRAIIDEEIHRLPEHYRLPLVLCHLEGMRHQEVAHRLGCPVGTVESRLSRAKEQLRTRLVRRGVAPGASVLAAALSSRESAAAMTPLVDQVCRLATAPSSVTTALAAVTATSIPRLMILKSAVAARISLAAFAMIGAGAGVLATAAYSDLGPRIATSVLSAVDAPKPPQGDTPPTSQDTTPSRSPSAIAFPLRGITIDGSLDDWPSNMQKYKIEHRLQGSGDYDPGGGEFDEDPDSYFMVGYDRETSLIYVAVQTHDADVVVSGKSQVSSDATEIYLQGMLSDQNDSSPASVVPGVLDAAIMPVIQYVGLPGEAPAYNNAEMANPALLYGDTSKTKTKMKTRRHENGITTYEWAVQPFDHYPDRPSRLEPGKRLGLDVVLVDRDRDRKLASWYSWAPYQGVFKGFDARTIGELILDGPR
- a CDS encoding GntP family permease, yielding MLGVAAIVFSLVLLMAIAYRGLPVIVFAPICAAAALALSGVPILPGYTDSFMNGAADYVRAFFPVFLLGAIFGKLMEAGGAAASIARAIVRAFGSRRAIPAVVLACAVLTYGGVSLFVVAFAVYPFGAALFKAAGIPKRLLPGAIALGAFTLTMDALPGSPQIQNLIPTRTFGTDAYAAPVLGCLGGAVILIGGLIWLDRRRASAASAGEGYGAGHANEPEPKPDLDLPSLPVAVLPLLLVLAANFVASRTSWSIAGWYSEDVLRSTFPTINVRTASPTWALITALGIGITATLALNARRLRGSLTVSLTAATSGALLAIFNTASEVGYGSVIKTLPGFQVIRNGVLGLSQSVLISEAVAVNILSGITGSASGGLSIALEVMGAHYLEAAKAQGISPEWLHRIASMASGGMDTLPHNGAVITLLAITGLTHRQSYPDIFAITLLKTSTVFALAAAATAWA